Proteins from one Malassezia vespertilionis chromosome 2, complete sequence genomic window:
- a CDS encoding uncharacterized protein (SECRETED:SignalP(1-20)), producing MKVFLFLLVIVALCAQVAVADFGDDIQSGIGKGISGAKGVLSTVGSGVGRGASTLAEQGENQSKTKGTSKGAAKTSLASYGQDASSAGGGDSNPGSLDNAASMVSVKENLPMYFLTAAGVVGAGALFL from the coding sequence tgcgcAGGTTGCCGTTGCGGACTTTGGAGATGATATTCAGTCCGGTATTGGCAAAGGCATTTCTGGCGCCAAAGGTGTGCTGAGCACCGTCGGCTCTGGTGTCGGCCGCGGGGCTAGCACACTGGCGGAGCAAGGCGAAAACCAGTCCAAGACGAAGGGGACATCCAAGGGTGCTGCCAAGACTAGCCTTGCTAGCTACGGCCAAgacgcaagcagcgctggcgGTGGCGACTCTAACCCTGGTTCTCTGGATAACGCGGCTTCGATGGTTTCTGTGAAGGAGAATCTCCCGATGTACTTTCTCACCGCTGCGGGTGTTGTTGGTGCTGGCGCCCTGTTTTTATAA